A window of Desulfolucanica intricata genomic DNA:
AACATCTCCTTTCCACAAAGTTAAAAACCTACAGTTCTACCTTACTACCTCCTTTATTTTTGTGGGCAGGAAGTGGTAAAGAACAAAAAACACCCATCGTAGGGTGTTCTTGGCAAAAAAAGGCGTACAAATACAATCAACTGAGCAGCACTTATGTTGACCGGCTCTGATACACCAAATATACAATTACCAGATTACCATCCTACCATTCTACACTTACTATTATACGTTGATTAACCAGGTAATTCAAGTAAATCTTTGGTGGCAAATTAATAATAAGGTATTGTATGTATTTTATAATAAAACGCACCCATTTTCTGTGGTAACATAATATAAATAAAGGACTATGAGGAGGTAAGAAAATGGAAAATGTGAATCCCTATACATTATTTTTAATCTTGATATTACTTATTCTAAGTACGCAGCCGAATTCCAGTAAGGAACTGGAAAAAATATCTCAAGTACTTAGTGTAATGCAGGAGTCAAGCAGTCAATTAAAGAAAGGAATGGCTAAAATACAATCTATTCTACAATAGATTTAAGAAATTCTCTTAACTTTGTTATTAAACTATTCCTTTTGCCATCGGGTAATACGGATAATGTAGAATGATTTCTTGATATAAGGTATTTTTTTGCAATTTTGTACGGATGTAATAAGATCTTCAACTATATCAAATAATATGATTAACGCTATATAGTTGGAGGTGCAAAAACTTATGCTTAGTGCGGAAGTATCTTTATATCCCCAGAAAACTTCAAATGCGAGTCAAATTATTAACAATTCCATAGAATCACTGAAGCAGTATAACCTGCAATTTAATGTAGGCCCTATTTCTACAAAATTACAGGGCTCAGAGGAAGAGATATGGGCTGGCTTGAAATCCCTATTTGATCAGGCTAAAAATCAGAGTGAGGTTAATATGGTGGTTACACTTTCAAATTCGGCAAATTAAAGAGTGGCGGCTCTAAAGGCCGCTATCTTTATTTTTATAGGTACTTTAATAAACCATATTTTGCTTGCATTAACTATTTGTATGCTCCAAAGAATAGACTTATGGAGGTGAGTTAATTTTGAGAAGACACCGAAATATGGATTTGGAAAGGGCTGTACGTGTTTTGGGTGGATCAATTATGGCCTTATTTGCTAAAAACATCGGCATCAGGGCCCTCGGTACGGCACTTGCGACTACTGAATTGTTGGGGAGAGATATTAGAAAAAGCAGGCGGAAGCTAAAAAAGAAATACTATCATTAACAAAAGACGCCTAGGTATTTAACTTACCTGGGCGTTTATTAATGTTTAATGTTAAACCGGTCAAAACTTGATGTCCGGAATATCTTTTAGCCGGATTATGAAGTAATATTATAATAGAAGCTGAGTTCCGGGGCTCCGGCTTTATCTTAATAATAAAATATATGTGTTAATTGCAGTCCAGGTTATGGCGATAAAAGCTACCAGCCTGGTTTTTTTGTGCAGTGCTGCAAGATCATTTAGTTCCTTTCTGATAGTTAGTATTTTTTCAGAAAGCCCGTCAATTTCTTGCCGTAATTCTAAATTGGTCTGATTTAAGTTATCGGATAGACTGTTAATTTTAAGATCAAGCTGTTTAAATTGTTCCTCAGTGGGGTTAACCAACTTCTTTTGGATTGTTGTGGCGAGGGATTTGACTAGTGTGTCCTCTCCTGATGTATTTGTATACATGGCTTAGCTCTCCCCGGTCTGTTCAATAGCGTTTCGGATTGCTTCCAGAATTAGAACGGGACTTTGATCAATCTTTTGTTCCAACAGCTGCAATTTTTCTTTTAGTTCTTGAAACTGGGCCTTGTCTTTTTCCTCCAAATCTTCGATTTTCTTGTACAGTCGTTCATTTTCGCATAGAATTGGCTTGATTAATTTGGCCTTAAACCCCACAATAATTTCCTTCATTAGTACTTGTATTTCGTCAGGACCCTGCGGTTTACTCAAAATGTATTCCTCCCATCCTTTATTTAAATATCATTCAGCACTTTTTTTAAGGAGATTAACACACCGGTGAGCTGGTTTCTTGATTGTTCCTTAATAATCGCATTGACCCGGGATTCTAATTCCTGAAGCAATTCCTGCTTAATATTAGCACCGGTTTTTCCGCTTATTTCGCGAATAATCTTTTTTAATCTTTCGTCCAGGATTCTAGCGTTTTCCATGGCTATCCACCCCCGGGTAATTCAGCAATCTTTCGATTTTGTTTAATTCTTTTAGGACATCTTTTATTATAGGGTGAAGTGTATTTCGGATAGATATTTGCCGTTTACCGGTAGAAGACTCTTCTAAGTTTGGCATTAAGCCGGTATATGCCGGTTCCAGTTTTTGTTCTATTTCTTTAAGTAGTTTTTTTTCCCAAAAGCTGAGGTTTTCAATTAATCCAAGTTGCTCCTTGGTAAGTAGTTTAAGTAAATCCCGTTGTATTTCCCGTTCCTTTATCCGGCCAAGGAAACCCCTGTTTCGTTCTAAACTGTCAGTAACCTGTTTGTGCATTTTGCTAATTTTTAAAGTTTGAAGTGGCCTGGCGGTAAGGTGAAGTGCCGTTGTTAAATGAAATTGGCTTAACTGCCGGTTTAAGCTGACGGCCAGTTGTTCTGTAATAGCTGCGCAGCTACGGGTAAGATAATCATTTAAATCGGCAGCCCACCCAAAATATGAAGGACAGCTTACCTTTTTAGTGTTTTTAAACAGTAAGCCTTTTTTTTGTTCTGAAATTCCTTGAATAAAACCATAAAAATCCTGTTCATCTTTCAGATTGCGGATCAGTTTTTCTAATTGACAAAAACGGGTATTGATTTCATTAATTAATACAGTCTTTTTCTTTAAAATGTATTGTGCAGCTGAATGCTTTATAAAGCTTAAGTTTTGTTTTACTTTTGTTGCGGATTTTATTTGCTCTGTATTAACTGCATTATTTAGAATAAAGCGGATCTCATTCACATAACGGGTTAAAATATCTTTTCCCCGATAATTTGTGACTGTTTTTGCAAGATTGTTTATAAATCTCTGAAAACTTCCGTCGTCCTTTTGTAATAGAGCGGACAGGGAAGATATTAAATAGATTTGAGGTTCCTGTATGGTACTTGTAAGTTGTTCCTTAACAAATTGGATAACTTTTTCCCGTTCCAGCCGGGTAAGTGTGTCGGCAAAATTAAGGACAAAAAAGATTTTTTGACAGGCTTTGGGATCTAATTTTAAGTAATCTTTAATTCTGTTAGAGATGATTTCAACGGGGTTATTCTGCCCCTGGCTTAGTAATAATTGACGGGCATTTAGAAATATTAGGTAAGCATCACTGTTTTGTAAGTAGTCGGTAGTTATTTCACTATGATATTTATGAGTAGAGTCCAGGCCCGGGGTATCCAAAAATGAAGCCAATTTAAAATACTCTACCGGGTGATAAACTTCCACCCGCTCAAGCCTGAAGGTATTATTACTGTTAATGGCAGAGTAAAAGGCTTTTTGACCTGTTTCTTGAGTCAAGTCAAAGGTACTTTCCCCGGCTGACTTAAAAGTTAAGCGAACTTTTTCTGTTAGTCTGATCTGAGCGGACAGTTTGGCCGGAACTAATTTATATAGGGGCGGAACGGATAAATCCCCTCGGGATCGGTTAACAAGTTGATTAATATCTTGTAACACATTCAAGCATTCCCGGTGGTTGGCACGTCTGAAATGCCTGTTTTCGTAAATTTCATACGCGGTTATCTCAGAATGATTATTAATTAACCACTGAGATAACGCATTTAGTTCATCACTGCGGGGTTCTATTTTACCGTTTATACGGTCATATAGCTGTAAAGTGACCCGGGAAGCAAAATGAACCACCGCTTTTTTATGTGAGCCATAACTAATTTGTGTGATAGCAAAGGTTGTTGGCTTACTTTGAGCCGGTAGTAGATTTTCACTCATTAAAGCATTGAAAAAAGTTGATTTGCCGGAGGAAAACCCGCCTGCAGCTACTATTGTAAAGTTTTCTTTTTTTATTTGTCCGGCGAGGGCGGCAAGTGCCCGGTGATCAGTAAACTTTTGAGCCGGCCCGCGCATGACCCGGTCAATAAGTTCCAATAAAAGCTCTTTTATCTCATTAAAGTTAAAGGATGTTTTATTCTGTTCATTAGAAATTTTCATATTAGGCTGAACCCTAATATTTAATTTATTATTAATTTCCAGAAGTTTCAGTAATTGCCTCCTGGCGTTGGCAGATTTATTGAGCCGTTCCCGGTCACCAATTAAATCTTCCGCCGTTTGCTTGAGCCGGTCAAAATTAAGCAAGAATTCCGCGTTATACTCAGTATTAACCGTATGGACAGCACTCTGGCCCAGCTCGTGATCTTTTTGCAGCATAGTCTTTCTAATCTGCCCAAGCACCTGTTCAGCTGCATCTATTTCTAGATAACACTTAAACAAATCCAGGTTTTTAGGGTCCCTGGTATTGATGCTGAAAATGTCCGGTTGGCACGAAAAAATCTCTCTAAGAACAAGTCTGGTTTCCTCCAAGGAAGTTCCGTCAAAATTGCCTAAATTGCAATTAATCCAAAAAGAGATTTTCGGCATTTTTTTCTGTTTGTATTTTTCGACTAATTGCAGGAGAAAACGCTTATTAAATTCTTCAATACCCCGCTGGTGAAAAAGGTAGACCAACCTATCGGCATTTTTGATCAGCTTTTCCATAGAGCGGTCATGTACTAGCGGGCCGTCCAGACCCGGTGAATCAACCAGGGTTATTTTTTTTAAAAGGGGGCTGTGTATAAAGACTTCCGCCTGCTCAAAGGTATTTCTATTGCTCCGGTCTGTTAAGAATTGTATAAAGTCATTTTTTCGTTTAAACCTTTGTGATTTTAGTTTTCCGGTCTGAACCTCAGCTTGAAAGGTCTCTCCATATTTAAAAAAAATGAGACCTTTGGTAGATGGAACAATGTCCACCGGGCTGAGATTTGTTTGTAAAAGCCCGTTTATTAGAGTTGATTTACCTGCATTATATGAGCCAAGCACTGCCACGGTAGGCTTGGGCAGCTGTACCCCGTACTTGTTCCCCAACTCAGCTGCTAAACGAAGAAATTCGTAAATATTATACATAGGGCATAGGCCCCCCAATAAAAAGATCTCCTTAAACTGGAATATATTATTATAGGTGATAAAATATACCATTGTTGAAGATAAAAAAAGAGTGGCTTTAAGCCACCACCGTAATACTAGTAAGGCAACAGTTATTGGGTTAATCATATGATACCAGAAGCACATGAACTGAGTATTAAACCAGTGTTATTATTGTGATTATAGGTATTTAATATTTACAATTACATCTTATATATTACATGAGTTATGCAATTGCAGTAAATTAATGTAATAAAAGTTTTAGAAAATACAAAAAAACTCTTGACATTTTAAAAATCGCCCAATAATCGAAGTGAATGGTATTTTATGCCATTACATTGTCGATACGGGTGATACTAAAAATGAACTTACAAAAACCGATCTTTGAAAACAAACAACATGGTCCCGGTGGTGGTATTCCACTTCTAAAGAGTCTTTGGGAGAAATTTGATCTTTCACTGCTCTTTTTACAAACAGGGATTGTCAAGCATTCCGGTGTTTCTGGCTGGTTGATGGCCTTTGCCTATATCTGTGGATTGATTGCTCAAAAAGCCTCAGTAAACCAGAATGCGGGTTTCTCCTCAGATTCTCCAATTCTGAAGGTTTTGTTGAAAGGTGAATCTATTAGCCAGTCCGCTTTTAGCCGGTTTTTCTCGAAACCTTTTGAGTGGCTACAGTTTGCTGTTGGGCGTATCCAAAGGCTTCAGGAACACCAGGAATCACGGTTATCCAAAGGTGATGTAATTGCTTTAGATGACACCAAGGTAGCTCACCCGTATGGAAAAAAACTACCCTTTCTTTGCTGGCTGTTTGATAGTTCTACCCGGAATCATGTTTGGTGTATGAACATGATTTCCACCTGTGCCGTTTTGAAAAACGGCTTGGAATACCCTCTTTTCTGGAGATTCTGGCGTAAAACAGAAAACCAGAATGAGAAGCAAACTAAGCTGGATCTGGTCCGGAAAATGCTCCTGGAATCTCCGCAGTACATGTAATGAACGGCTATGGGTAGCTATGGACCGCTGGTTTCTATGTAAAAATTTCTTAAGTTGGCTGATTGAGCACAACTACGACTGGGTGCCCAAGGCTAAGAAAAACACCGTTTTGTATTGCAAATGCCTAGACCCGGTATCTGGAAAAGAGCAATATAAGAAGGTCAATCCCCAGGAACTCCTCCGTAGCATTTATACTAAGCTCTGTAAACTCGAAAAAGGTGGAATCATCAGCATTTCCAACATCTACATCAAGCTTCCCTACATGACCACTAACCGGAAAGGTAAGCCGATGAGACGGTGGCGGTATGTCCCCATTGCAGCGGTAGCCTCCACATATCGGAAAGAGACGGTTGCTGTTGATGGAATTCTTCATGAGGAAGATGAAAGTGCTACTTTCAGGGATGCCTATCTTTTAATCAGCAACCGGTATGATGCGCCAGAAGAAGTTGCAGCTGTTTATGTAAAACGCTGGAGAATAGAGGTTTTTTACCGCACTGCCAAGCAGGAACTGGGACTAACTAACTGCCATTCGCGGTCGGAAGCGTCGCATTTTGCTCACATGGAACTACTTTTTACTGCAGAAACCCTATTGTGTTATGCAAAATGGGAATGCAATAAAGAAGGCGCCGAAGAAGCCCTCTCCCACTGCGAAATGGTCAGGTACTTATTCAACGCCAGTCATCGGATTTGCTGTAGCGAGCAACAAATCCAAGTCTATTTTGACACAACTGGCGATAGGTTTTCAAGGTTTATCGAAAAATTTTGGCCTCCACAGCCATTTTTATTGTTGTGGAATTGGTGTCATTTACCTGCAACTGCATAACTCATGTTATAAATTAAGAAATACATCCTAACGGTTTATGCTTTTTCGTAAAATAGGATATATTTTATTCTTTAATAATACGTAAAATATAGATAAAGGAATAACACTAATAAACACAAAAATAGTAGTTATAATAAAGCTGCCTGTAATTGATATATATCCCACTTTATTTAAATAATTTTGGGATACGGATATAGCCAGAGGATGACTTAAATAAATGTAAAAGGAAGCGGCACTAATCCTATTGATTGTATTGTATAGAGGTGTTTCCTTTTTCTTGTAGATAAATAATGAAATATAGTAGATAAATAAAATTGAAATAGTTGATGAGATAAACCAGTACAAAATAATATAATTTACCTGATATTGTAAAATATAATGTTGGTAAAACAAATATGAATAAATAAGGGTTGTGATTATATAAGTAATACAAATATAATATTTATACTTAGTCAGCTTATATGTAAATTGATTGTAATTTATAGCCACGTAGCATCCTAAAATAAAAAAGAATATATATTGAATGAATAAGTTTTGTACATAAAAAAACTTTAGAAAAATTGTATTAACAATAAAGAAGAAAATTATTATAGCATGACTGTTAAATTTTTTTAATATATATTTAAATAAACCAAAAAGAATATAGAATTGTACTATAACCAAAATAAAATAAAGATGGTAAATTGCGTCAGCCCGTAATATTTTTTCTAACAAAAATATTAATGAGAAGTTGTAGTAACTTTGTTTTACATTATAAATATAATAAATTATAGTCCATACAACGTAAGGAATTAGGACGTATGAAAGTCTCTTTTTAAGAAAACTAGGAT
This region includes:
- a CDS encoding YkoF family thiamine/hydroxymethylpyrimidine-binding protein → MLSAEVSLYPQKTSNASQIINNSIESLKQYNLQFNVGPISTKLQGSEEEIWAGLKSLFDQAKNQSEVNMVVTLSNSAN
- a CDS encoding dynamin family protein, with the translated sequence MYNIYEFLRLAAELGNKYGVQLPKPTVAVLGSYNAGKSTLINGLLQTNLSPVDIVPSTKGLIFFKYGETFQAEVQTGKLKSQRFKRKNDFIQFLTDRSNRNTFEQAEVFIHSPLLKKITLVDSPGLDGPLVHDRSMEKLIKNADRLVYLFHQRGIEEFNKRFLLQLVEKYKQKKMPKISFWINCNLGNFDGTSLEETRLVLREIFSCQPDIFSINTRDPKNLDLFKCYLEIDAAEQVLGQIRKTMLQKDHELGQSAVHTVNTEYNAEFLLNFDRLKQTAEDLIGDRERLNKSANARRQLLKLLEINNKLNIRVQPNMKISNEQNKTSFNFNEIKELLLELIDRVMRGPAQKFTDHRALAALAGQIKKENFTIVAAGGFSSGKSTFFNALMSENLLPAQSKPTTFAITQISYGSHKKAVVHFASRVTLQLYDRINGKIEPRSDELNALSQWLINNHSEITAYEIYENRHFRRANHRECLNVLQDINQLVNRSRGDLSVPPLYKLVPAKLSAQIRLTEKVRLTFKSAGESTFDLTQETGQKAFYSAINSNNTFRLERVEVYHPVEYFKLASFLDTPGLDSTHKYHSEITTDYLQNSDAYLIFLNARQLLLSQGQNNPVEIISNRIKDYLKLDPKACQKIFFVLNFADTLTRLEREKVIQFVKEQLTSTIQEPQIYLISSLSALLQKDDGSFQRFINNLAKTVTNYRGKDILTRYVNEIRFILNNAVNTEQIKSATKVKQNLSFIKHSAAQYILKKKTVLINEINTRFCQLEKLIRNLKDEQDFYGFIQGISEQKKGLLFKNTKKVSCPSYFGWAADLNDYLTRSCAAITEQLAVSLNRQLSQFHLTTALHLTARPLQTLKISKMHKQVTDSLERNRGFLGRIKEREIQRDLLKLLTKEQLGLIENLSFWEKKLLKEIEQKLEPAYTGLMPNLEESSTGKRQISIRNTLHPIIKDVLKELNKIERLLNYPGVDSHGKR
- a CDS encoding acyltransferase, which translates into the protein MRQRLAEVNILRAIACIAVILIHVSISSVHNLQKESLNIIVLTLILGVSKFAVPGFIFISGLTLFYNYSNKKLNYPSFLKKRLSYVLIPYVVWTIIYYIYNVKQSYYNFSLIFLLEKILRADAIYHLYFILVIVQFYILFGLFKYILKKFNSHAIIIFFFIVNTIFLKFFYVQNLFIQYIFFFILGCYVAINYNQFTYKLTKYKYYICITYIITTLIYSYLFYQHYILQYQVNYIILYWFISSTISILFIYYISLFIYKKKETPLYNTINRISAASFYIYLSHPLAISVSQNYLNKVGYISITGSFIITTIFVFISVIPLSIFYVLLKNKIYPILRKSINR
- a CDS encoding transposase translates to MDRWFLCKNFLSWLIEHNYDWVPKAKKNTVLYCKCLDPVSGKEQYKKVNPQELLRSIYTKLCKLEKGGIISISNIYIKLPYMTTNRKGKPMRRWRYVPIAAVASTYRKETVAVDGILHEEDESATFRDAYLLISNRYDAPEEVAAVYVKRWRIEVFYRTAKQELGLTNCHSRSEASHFAHMELLFTAETLLCYAKWECNKEGAEEALSHCEMVRYLFNASHRICCSEQQIQVYFDTTGDRFSRFIEKFWPPQPFLLLWNWCHLPATA